From the Spiroplasma sp. BIUS-1 genome, one window contains:
- a CDS encoding EAL domain-containing protein produces MNNILTLLIACLSYTTIIAFCYTIFWGLTRHLFTKLKTYYEIFLGFVLGFISTFSLILITLLGGDTGNLGLTIFLPTFLYWVSIIFISPLSSIGILTCNILNLVLFSSIFSDFFGKPSDSWTITLLVLAYVIPLVNYFVKTFWKNISNWSNWSITTIILLLTGLIWGLAFIKTSPALGNITNLLFWLGSGYLAYAYIAVINQIYLHALKLQNIVTYDNTYYLNFSSAHEQILNKIQEEKIKHGIYLTYFISNFEKFESKVNFQIKDEVVNSISEQSYNLIKENFPNSIFFKPNYKTFGAFIPFDLYEEFSQSNNKYLEVIKNIFLQMNTEFKIENYKISIKLKSVCSYYGLHSNNLDKLLEYNRHVENDFLLTYQEKNIVVNPMEIIKEKNQNKKMLSLNEVTNLNQFATLFEPIYSSKTKDFESYFLNGMVEGIEINSDLFEEQKKLISDMGLESLFLRYISFQSLKKLSKQNNFVREKDMFINYTSEYISSEDFEVNEFILKLKNLKIDLSKLILNFDINNEVDNQKQLEKNIDLLKKESIRISVSNFGSLKTDFALLSCYKPEFIFLEGEISKKINYIKENEKILLESLKIAEKIEAKVIATSVNSYIIYKHLKSLGIEFFTGELIGSSIDPREVISEELRYLLNK; encoded by the coding sequence ATGAATAATATATTAACATTATTAATTGCATGTCTTTCTTATACAACAATTATTGCCTTTTGTTACACAATCTTTTGAGGGTTAACAAGACATTTATTCACCAAACTAAAAACTTACTATGAAATATTTTTGGGATTTGTACTTGGTTTCATTTCTACATTCTCATTAATTTTAATAACATTACTTGGTGGAGATACTGGTAATCTTGGATTGACAATATTCTTGCCAACATTTTTATATTGAGTATCAATTATTTTTATTTCACCTTTATCAAGTATAGGTATACTAACTTGTAATATATTAAATTTAGTTTTATTTTCATCTATTTTTAGTGATTTTTTTGGTAAACCATCTGATTCATGAACTATAACTTTATTGGTTTTGGCTTACGTTATTCCACTTGTAAATTATTTTGTGAAAACTTTTTGAAAGAATATTTCAAATTGATCAAACTGATCAATCACAACAATAATTCTTCTTTTAACAGGATTAATATGAGGTTTAGCGTTTATCAAAACTTCTCCAGCTCTTGGTAATATAACAAATTTATTATTCTGGCTTGGAAGTGGATACTTAGCTTATGCTTACATTGCGGTTATAAACCAAATCTATTTACATGCTCTTAAGTTACAAAATATTGTAACTTATGACAACACATACTATTTAAACTTTTCTTCTGCTCACGAGCAAATCTTAAATAAGATTCAAGAAGAAAAAATTAAGCACGGTATTTATTTAACTTACTTCATTTCAAATTTTGAGAAGTTCGAATCAAAAGTTAATTTTCAAATTAAAGATGAAGTTGTTAACTCAATATCAGAACAAAGTTACAACTTAATTAAAGAAAACTTTCCAAATTCAATTTTCTTTAAACCTAATTACAAAACTTTCGGTGCTTTCATTCCATTTGATCTATATGAAGAATTTAGTCAAAGTAATAATAAATATTTAGAAGTTATAAAAAATATATTCTTACAGATGAATACAGAATTCAAAATTGAAAATTATAAAATTTCTATTAAATTAAAATCTGTTTGTTCTTATTATGGTTTACATTCTAATAACTTAGACAAATTGTTAGAATACAATAGACACGTAGAAAACGATTTCTTATTAACTTACCAAGAGAAAAACATTGTTGTAAATCCAATGGAAATAATAAAAGAAAAAAACCAAAATAAAAAAATGTTATCATTAAACGAAGTTACAAATCTAAATCAATTTGCAACATTGTTTGAACCTATTTATTCTTCAAAAACAAAAGACTTCGAATCTTACTTTTTGAATGGAATGGTAGAAGGTATAGAAATAAATTCAGATTTATTCGAAGAACAAAAAAAATTAATTTCTGATATGGGATTAGAATCTCTATTCTTAAGATATATTTCATTCCAATCATTAAAGAAATTATCAAAACAAAACAATTTTGTTAGAGAAAAAGACATGTTTATAAATTATACAAGCGAGTATATCTCAAGTGAAGATTTTGAAGTTAATGAATTTATTTTGAAACTTAAAAACTTAAAAATAGACTTATCAAAATTAATTTTAAACTTTGATATAAACAATGAAGTTGATAATCAAAAGCAACTTGAAAAAAATATTGACCTTTTAAAAAAAGAATCTATAAGAATCTCAGTATCTAACTTTGGTTCTTTAAAAACAGATTTTGCTTTATTAAGTTGTTACAAACCAGAATTTATTTTTTTAGAAGGAGAAATTTCTAAAAAAATAAATTATATAAAAGAGAATGAAAAAATTCTTTTAGAAAGTTTAAAAATAGCTGAGAAGATTGAAGCGAAAGTTATTGCAACTTCTGTAAATAGTTATATAATCTATAAACATCTAAAATCTTTAGGTATAGAATTTTTTACTGGAGAACTTATAGGAAGCTCAATTGATCCAAGAGAAGTTATTTCAGAGGAATTGAGATACTTACTAAATAAATAG
- the mgtE gene encoding magnesium transporter — translation MLEKEENLKALSENIEKLIIENDIKKLRELEELHYPQDIAEALEQLDEKIIIIALRLFTNDTSSEIFPYLDTDIQEEIINKMSSKQVSELFSELYTDDIVDILEEMPSNIVKKILRSSTPEARAQINNILKYNDDTAGSIMSVDYTRFKINWTVTDAIEKIRERDQESEDHNTFYVVDDLNNLKGTIELKDLVFSKGETKLSEIMDERVLFAYTKDDQEAVVEKFQKYDITTLPVINIQQKLVGIVTVDDVLDVIEEEVTEDIHKMAGISPTDDEYFKTSIWKMVKSRSVWLMFLMVSATLSQIIIYLFMKRYGFNSDKGSIIYIVTMLLTPLLTVISGTTGNAGSQSSTMVVRALSLKEVETKDFARVMWKEFRVAIITGFILVSVNFIRMIIIYSIETKGDLSDPNLWYTIATLSIAMYLSLIMAKLIGGTLPIIAKKLKFDPAVTAAPLVTTLVDALSTAIFFSVGLIFFA, via the coding sequence ATGTTAGAAAAAGAAGAAAATTTAAAAGCTTTAAGTGAAAACATTGAAAAACTAATAATAGAAAATGATATTAAAAAACTTAGAGAGCTTGAAGAACTTCACTACCCACAAGATATAGCCGAGGCTTTAGAACAGTTGGATGAAAAAATAATTATAATAGCTTTAAGACTTTTCACTAATGATACAAGTAGTGAAATTTTTCCATACCTTGATACAGATATACAAGAGGAGATAATTAATAAAATGTCTTCTAAACAAGTTAGTGAACTTTTTTCAGAACTTTATACAGATGACATTGTAGATATTTTAGAGGAAATGCCTTCAAATATTGTAAAGAAAATTTTAAGATCTTCTACACCAGAAGCTAGAGCTCAAATAAATAATATTTTAAAATACAATGACGATACTGCAGGAAGTATAATGAGTGTTGATTACACTAGATTTAAAATAAATTGAACTGTAACTGATGCTATTGAAAAAATAAGAGAGCGAGATCAAGAATCAGAAGACCACAATACATTTTATGTAGTAGATGATTTAAATAATTTAAAAGGTACAATAGAACTAAAAGATTTAGTTTTCTCTAAAGGTGAAACAAAACTTTCAGAAATAATGGATGAGAGAGTATTGTTTGCATATACAAAAGATGATCAAGAAGCTGTTGTTGAAAAGTTTCAAAAATATGACATAACAACTCTTCCTGTTATAAATATTCAACAAAAATTAGTTGGGATAGTTACTGTAGATGATGTTCTTGATGTTATTGAAGAAGAAGTTACAGAAGACATTCACAAAATGGCTGGTATCTCACCAACAGATGACGAATACTTTAAAACAAGTATTTGAAAAATGGTTAAATCTAGAAGTGTTTGATTAATGTTTCTAATGGTATCTGCAACTTTATCTCAAATCATAATATATTTATTTATGAAAAGATACGGGTTTAATTCAGATAAGGGTTCTATAATTTATATTGTTACAATGTTGTTAACACCTCTTTTGACTGTAATTTCAGGAACAACAGGTAATGCTGGGAGCCAGTCTTCAACAATGGTGGTTAGAGCATTGTCTTTAAAAGAAGTTGAAACAAAAGATTTCGCAAGAGTTATGTGAAAAGAATTTAGAGTAGCAATAATAACTGGTTTCATATTAGTTTCAGTAAACTTTATAAGAATGATTATAATTTATTCAATTGAAACAAAAGGTGATTTGAGCGATCCAAATTTATGATATACAATAGCAACACTTTCAATAGCGATGTATCTATCTTTAATAATGGCAAAACTTATTGGAGGTACACTTCCTATAATTGCTAAAAAGTTAAAATTTGACCCAGCTGTAACAGCTGCTCCTCTTGTAACAACATTGGTTGATGCGCTTTCAACAGCAATTTTCTTCTCTGTTGGTCTAATTTTCTTTGCTTAG
- the trmB gene encoding tRNA (guanosine(46)-N7)-methyltransferase TrmB, whose translation MRLRNKNWTKGYIEENKKHMINVEEKINAKDLFKKNQETYLEIGCGKGQFIIGQAMKSSNKNFIAMEKETTVIGVALKKAINTENFEFKNLLFLNKFAENLLDIFEANSLDGIFLNFSDPWPKSKHYKKRLTYIGFLEIYWNLLKDNGVIEIKTDNDNLYEFSLEQIQESKFKILYNTNDLYAQKDLLKDNIATEYEQRFHSMGKNINKIVIKKEV comes from the coding sequence ATGAGATTAAGAAATAAAAATTGAACAAAAGGCTATATTGAAGAAAATAAAAAACATATGATTAATGTTGAAGAAAAAATAAACGCAAAAGACCTTTTTAAAAAAAACCAAGAAACCTATTTAGAGATAGGTTGTGGTAAAGGTCAGTTCATTATCGGTCAAGCTATGAAGAGTTCTAACAAAAACTTTATAGCCATGGAAAAAGAAACAACCGTAATAGGAGTGGCTTTAAAAAAAGCTATCAATACAGAAAACTTCGAATTTAAAAATTTATTATTCTTAAATAAGTTTGCAGAAAACTTATTAGATATTTTTGAGGCCAATTCTTTAGATGGTATCTTCTTAAATTTTTCAGACCCATGACCTAAATCTAAACACTATAAAAAAAGATTAACATATATTGGTTTTTTAGAAATATATTGAAATCTTTTAAAAGATAATGGTGTTATAGAAATTAAAACTGATAACGATAATCTTTATGAATTTAGTTTGGAACAAATTCAAGAATCAAAATTCAAAATTCTATACAACACAAATGATTTATATGCTCAAAAAGATCTTTTAAAAGATAATATAGCAACTGAATACGAACAGAGATTTCATTCAATGGGTAAAAATATAAATAAAATAGTAATAAAAAAAGAGGTTTAG